The Euphorbia lathyris chromosome 2, ddEupLath1.1, whole genome shotgun sequence genome includes a window with the following:
- the LOC136219684 gene encoding VAN3-binding protein-like isoform X2, which yields MDKTTTDPWRPDFPLYRPPETPREPMEFLSRSWSVSAFEVSKALAPPPQMILCKTVSGGSIQEDIIGELDDGAPVSGNPFSFASSETSQMVMERIMSQSQEVSPRTSGRLSHSSGPLNGSLTDSPPVSPSEIDDVKFCRPNNSIAAQFRAPSATPSGSSAVAVAGGGGKTVGRWLKDRREKKKEETRAHNAQLHAAISVAGVAAAVAAIAAATAASSGNGKDEQMAKTDMAVASAATLVAAQCVEAAEAMGAERDHLASVVNSAVNVRSPGDIMTLTAAAATALRGAATLKARASKEVWNIAAVIPVEKGLNVGAAGNVSNGSSNGSFSGELVPEENFLGICSRELLARGCELLKRTRKGDLHWKVVSVYINRTNQVMLKMKSRHVAGTITKKKKNVVVGVIKDIPAWPGRHLLEGGENRRYFALKTLCRGVVEFECLSQKEYDLWTQGVSRLLAIAEEKNSSRHRRI from the exons ATGGACAAAACCACAACTGACCCATGGCGGCCGGACTTTCCCCTTTACCGGCCACCGGAAACACCACGCGAACCCATGGAATTCCTCTCCCGTTCTTGGAGTGTCTCAGCTTTTGAGGTCTCTAAAGCTCTGGCTCCTCCACCCCAAATGATTCTCTGCAAAACCGTCAGCGGAGGCTCTATACAGGAAGACATCATCGGAGAATTAGACGACGGCGCTCCTGTTTCCGGGAATCCGTTTTCTTTTGCATCTTCTGAAACTTCACAAATGGTGATGGAGAGAATTATGTCACAGTCG CAGGAGGTGTCGCCGCGCACGTCGGGGAGGCTATCGCATAGCAGCGGCCCTCTCAACGGTTCATTAACCGACAGTCCTCCGGTTTCCCCCTCCGAGATCGATGACGTTAAG TTTTGCCGGCCAAACAATTCCATTGCTGCACAGTTCCGGGCACCGTCCGCCACTCCCAGTGGTTCTTCCGCCGTGGCGGTTGCCGGTGGTGGAGGTAAAACTGTTGGTAGGTGGTTGAAAGATAGGAGGGAGAAGAAAAAGGAGGAAACCAGGGCTCATAATGCGCAGCTTCATGCGGCGATTTCTGTTGCTGGAGTCGCTGCTGCTGTAGCTGCTATTGCTGCTGCTACCGCTGCGTCTTCCGGGAATGGAAAGGATGAGCAGATGGCCAAGACGGACATGGCGGTGGCGTCTGCCGCTACGTTGGTTGCCGCGCAGTGCGTGGAGGCGGCTGAGGCTATGGGTGCCGAGCGTGATCACCTTGCGTCCGTTGTTAATTCGGCCGTAAATGTGCGATCCCCCGGTGATATCATGACATTAACTGCCGCTGCTGCAACAG CATTACGCGGAGCAGCAACGTTGAAGGCCAGGGCATCCAAGGAGGTATGGAATATAGCAGCAGTAATTCCTGTAGAGAAAGGATTAAACGTAGGGGCTGCCGGAAATGTTAGCAATGGTAGTTCTAATGGTAGTTTCAGCGGAGAACTTGTCCCGGAAGAGAATTTCCTCGGCATCTGCAGTAGGGAATTGCTTGCCAGAGGTTGCGAGCTCCTCAAGCGAACTCGAAAAG GTGATCTTCACTGGAAAGTGGTTTCCGTGTATATCAACAGAACAAATCAG GTTATGTTGAAGATGAAGAGCAGACATGTTGCTGGGACcataacaaaaaagaaaaaga ATGTGGTAGTGGGAGTGATCAAAGATATACCGGCCTGGCCGGGGCGACACTTGCTGGAAGGAGGGGAAAACCGGAGATACTTCGCGTTGAAGACGTTGTGTAGAGGGGTTGTCGAGTTCGAGTGCCTAAGCCAGAAAGAGTATGATTTATGGACACAAGGTGTGTCAAGACTTCTTGCCATAGCAGAAGAAAAGAACAGCAGTAGGCATAGAAGAATCTAA
- the LOC136219684 gene encoding VAN3-binding protein-like isoform X4, whose protein sequence is MQQEVSPRTSGRLSHSSGPLNGSLTDSPPVSPSEIDDVKFCRPNNSIAAQFRAPSATPSGSSAVAVAGGGGKTVGRWLKDRREKKKEETRAHNAQLHAAISVAGVAAAVAAIAAATAASSGNGKDEQMAKTDMAVASAATLVAAQCVEAAEAMGAERDHLASVVNSAVNVRSPGDIMTLTAAAATALRGAATLKARASKEVWNIAAVIPVEKGLNVGAAGNVSNGSSNGSFSGELVPEENFLGICSRELLARGCELLKRTRKGDLHWKVVSVYINRTNQVMLKMKSRHVAGTITKKKKNVVVGVIKDIPAWPGRHLLEGGENRRYFALKTLCRGVVEFECLSQKEYDLWTQGVSRLLAIAEEKNSSRHRRI, encoded by the exons ATGCAGCAGGAGGTGTCGCCGCGCACGTCGGGGAGGCTATCGCATAGCAGCGGCCCTCTCAACGGTTCATTAACCGACAGTCCTCCGGTTTCCCCCTCCGAGATCGATGACGTTAAG TTTTGCCGGCCAAACAATTCCATTGCTGCACAGTTCCGGGCACCGTCCGCCACTCCCAGTGGTTCTTCCGCCGTGGCGGTTGCCGGTGGTGGAGGTAAAACTGTTGGTAGGTGGTTGAAAGATAGGAGGGAGAAGAAAAAGGAGGAAACCAGGGCTCATAATGCGCAGCTTCATGCGGCGATTTCTGTTGCTGGAGTCGCTGCTGCTGTAGCTGCTATTGCTGCTGCTACCGCTGCGTCTTCCGGGAATGGAAAGGATGAGCAGATGGCCAAGACGGACATGGCGGTGGCGTCTGCCGCTACGTTGGTTGCCGCGCAGTGCGTGGAGGCGGCTGAGGCTATGGGTGCCGAGCGTGATCACCTTGCGTCCGTTGTTAATTCGGCCGTAAATGTGCGATCCCCCGGTGATATCATGACATTAACTGCCGCTGCTGCAACAG CATTACGCGGAGCAGCAACGTTGAAGGCCAGGGCATCCAAGGAGGTATGGAATATAGCAGCAGTAATTCCTGTAGAGAAAGGATTAAACGTAGGGGCTGCCGGAAATGTTAGCAATGGTAGTTCTAATGGTAGTTTCAGCGGAGAACTTGTCCCGGAAGAGAATTTCCTCGGCATCTGCAGTAGGGAATTGCTTGCCAGAGGTTGCGAGCTCCTCAAGCGAACTCGAAAAG GTGATCTTCACTGGAAAGTGGTTTCCGTGTATATCAACAGAACAAATCAG GTTATGTTGAAGATGAAGAGCAGACATGTTGCTGGGACcataacaaaaaagaaaaaga ATGTGGTAGTGGGAGTGATCAAAGATATACCGGCCTGGCCGGGGCGACACTTGCTGGAAGGAGGGGAAAACCGGAGATACTTCGCGTTGAAGACGTTGTGTAGAGGGGTTGTCGAGTTCGAGTGCCTAAGCCAGAAAGAGTATGATTTATGGACACAAGGTGTGTCAAGACTTCTTGCCATAGCAGAAGAAAAGAACAGCAGTAGGCATAGAAGAATCTAA
- the LOC136219684 gene encoding VAN3-binding protein-like isoform X3, with the protein MDKTTTDPWRPDFPLYRPPETPREPMEFLSRSWSVSAFEVSKALAPPPQMILCKTVSGGSIQEDIIGELDDGAPVSGNPFSFASSETSQMVMERIMSQSEVSPRTSGRLSHSSGPLNGSLTDSPPVSPSEIDDVKFCRPNNSIAAQFRAPSATPSGSSAVAVAGGGGKTVGRWLKDRREKKKEETRAHNAQLHAAISVAGVAAAVAAIAAATAASSGNGKDEQMAKTDMAVASAATLVAAQCVEAAEAMGAERDHLASVVNSAVNVRSPGDIMTLTAAAATALRGAATLKARASKEVWNIAAVIPVEKGLNVGAAGNVSNGSSNGSFSGELVPEENFLGICSRELLARGCELLKRTRKGDLHWKVVSVYINRTNQVMLKMKSRHVAGTITKKKKNVVVGVIKDIPAWPGRHLLEGGENRRYFALKTLCRGVVEFECLSQKEYDLWTQGVSRLLAIAEEKNSSRHRRI; encoded by the exons ATGGACAAAACCACAACTGACCCATGGCGGCCGGACTTTCCCCTTTACCGGCCACCGGAAACACCACGCGAACCCATGGAATTCCTCTCCCGTTCTTGGAGTGTCTCAGCTTTTGAGGTCTCTAAAGCTCTGGCTCCTCCACCCCAAATGATTCTCTGCAAAACCGTCAGCGGAGGCTCTATACAGGAAGACATCATCGGAGAATTAGACGACGGCGCTCCTGTTTCCGGGAATCCGTTTTCTTTTGCATCTTCTGAAACTTCACAAATGGTGATGGAGAGAATTATGTCACAGTCG GAGGTGTCGCCGCGCACGTCGGGGAGGCTATCGCATAGCAGCGGCCCTCTCAACGGTTCATTAACCGACAGTCCTCCGGTTTCCCCCTCCGAGATCGATGACGTTAAG TTTTGCCGGCCAAACAATTCCATTGCTGCACAGTTCCGGGCACCGTCCGCCACTCCCAGTGGTTCTTCCGCCGTGGCGGTTGCCGGTGGTGGAGGTAAAACTGTTGGTAGGTGGTTGAAAGATAGGAGGGAGAAGAAAAAGGAGGAAACCAGGGCTCATAATGCGCAGCTTCATGCGGCGATTTCTGTTGCTGGAGTCGCTGCTGCTGTAGCTGCTATTGCTGCTGCTACCGCTGCGTCTTCCGGGAATGGAAAGGATGAGCAGATGGCCAAGACGGACATGGCGGTGGCGTCTGCCGCTACGTTGGTTGCCGCGCAGTGCGTGGAGGCGGCTGAGGCTATGGGTGCCGAGCGTGATCACCTTGCGTCCGTTGTTAATTCGGCCGTAAATGTGCGATCCCCCGGTGATATCATGACATTAACTGCCGCTGCTGCAACAG CATTACGCGGAGCAGCAACGTTGAAGGCCAGGGCATCCAAGGAGGTATGGAATATAGCAGCAGTAATTCCTGTAGAGAAAGGATTAAACGTAGGGGCTGCCGGAAATGTTAGCAATGGTAGTTCTAATGGTAGTTTCAGCGGAGAACTTGTCCCGGAAGAGAATTTCCTCGGCATCTGCAGTAGGGAATTGCTTGCCAGAGGTTGCGAGCTCCTCAAGCGAACTCGAAAAG GTGATCTTCACTGGAAAGTGGTTTCCGTGTATATCAACAGAACAAATCAG GTTATGTTGAAGATGAAGAGCAGACATGTTGCTGGGACcataacaaaaaagaaaaaga ATGTGGTAGTGGGAGTGATCAAAGATATACCGGCCTGGCCGGGGCGACACTTGCTGGAAGGAGGGGAAAACCGGAGATACTTCGCGTTGAAGACGTTGTGTAGAGGGGTTGTCGAGTTCGAGTGCCTAAGCCAGAAAGAGTATGATTTATGGACACAAGGTGTGTCAAGACTTCTTGCCATAGCAGAAGAAAAGAACAGCAGTAGGCATAGAAGAATCTAA
- the LOC136219684 gene encoding VAN3-binding protein-like isoform X1: protein MDKTTTDPWRPDFPLYRPPETPREPMEFLSRSWSVSAFEVSKALAPPPQMILCKTVSGGSIQEDIIGELDDGAPVSGNPFSFASSETSQMVMERIMSQSLSMQQEVSPRTSGRLSHSSGPLNGSLTDSPPVSPSEIDDVKFCRPNNSIAAQFRAPSATPSGSSAVAVAGGGGKTVGRWLKDRREKKKEETRAHNAQLHAAISVAGVAAAVAAIAAATAASSGNGKDEQMAKTDMAVASAATLVAAQCVEAAEAMGAERDHLASVVNSAVNVRSPGDIMTLTAAAATALRGAATLKARASKEVWNIAAVIPVEKGLNVGAAGNVSNGSSNGSFSGELVPEENFLGICSRELLARGCELLKRTRKGDLHWKVVSVYINRTNQVMLKMKSRHVAGTITKKKKNVVVGVIKDIPAWPGRHLLEGGENRRYFALKTLCRGVVEFECLSQKEYDLWTQGVSRLLAIAEEKNSSRHRRI, encoded by the exons ATGGACAAAACCACAACTGACCCATGGCGGCCGGACTTTCCCCTTTACCGGCCACCGGAAACACCACGCGAACCCATGGAATTCCTCTCCCGTTCTTGGAGTGTCTCAGCTTTTGAGGTCTCTAAAGCTCTGGCTCCTCCACCCCAAATGATTCTCTGCAAAACCGTCAGCGGAGGCTCTATACAGGAAGACATCATCGGAGAATTAGACGACGGCGCTCCTGTTTCCGGGAATCCGTTTTCTTTTGCATCTTCTGAAACTTCACAAATGGTGATGGAGAGAATTATGTCACAGTCG CTCTCAATGCAGCAGGAGGTGTCGCCGCGCACGTCGGGGAGGCTATCGCATAGCAGCGGCCCTCTCAACGGTTCATTAACCGACAGTCCTCCGGTTTCCCCCTCCGAGATCGATGACGTTAAG TTTTGCCGGCCAAACAATTCCATTGCTGCACAGTTCCGGGCACCGTCCGCCACTCCCAGTGGTTCTTCCGCCGTGGCGGTTGCCGGTGGTGGAGGTAAAACTGTTGGTAGGTGGTTGAAAGATAGGAGGGAGAAGAAAAAGGAGGAAACCAGGGCTCATAATGCGCAGCTTCATGCGGCGATTTCTGTTGCTGGAGTCGCTGCTGCTGTAGCTGCTATTGCTGCTGCTACCGCTGCGTCTTCCGGGAATGGAAAGGATGAGCAGATGGCCAAGACGGACATGGCGGTGGCGTCTGCCGCTACGTTGGTTGCCGCGCAGTGCGTGGAGGCGGCTGAGGCTATGGGTGCCGAGCGTGATCACCTTGCGTCCGTTGTTAATTCGGCCGTAAATGTGCGATCCCCCGGTGATATCATGACATTAACTGCCGCTGCTGCAACAG CATTACGCGGAGCAGCAACGTTGAAGGCCAGGGCATCCAAGGAGGTATGGAATATAGCAGCAGTAATTCCTGTAGAGAAAGGATTAAACGTAGGGGCTGCCGGAAATGTTAGCAATGGTAGTTCTAATGGTAGTTTCAGCGGAGAACTTGTCCCGGAAGAGAATTTCCTCGGCATCTGCAGTAGGGAATTGCTTGCCAGAGGTTGCGAGCTCCTCAAGCGAACTCGAAAAG GTGATCTTCACTGGAAAGTGGTTTCCGTGTATATCAACAGAACAAATCAG GTTATGTTGAAGATGAAGAGCAGACATGTTGCTGGGACcataacaaaaaagaaaaaga ATGTGGTAGTGGGAGTGATCAAAGATATACCGGCCTGGCCGGGGCGACACTTGCTGGAAGGAGGGGAAAACCGGAGATACTTCGCGTTGAAGACGTTGTGTAGAGGGGTTGTCGAGTTCGAGTGCCTAAGCCAGAAAGAGTATGATTTATGGACACAAGGTGTGTCAAGACTTCTTGCCATAGCAGAAGAAAAGAACAGCAGTAGGCATAGAAGAATCTAA